The Chitinimonas arctica region GAACACCAACATGTCGGTGGGGCTGCTGGGGAAAACGATGGTCAAATTCTGGCCGTCGCGGCGGAACACGAGTTCGTCCGGCGCCAAGCCGGCCAGGGCAATGGTCATTTGCCCTTCATAGGCGTCGTAGACCGTATCGACCCCATCGCCCTTGGCGAACAGATACCGATTGCTACCAATGCCGCCATCCAATTTATCGTTGCCCCGGCCGCCGCTCAGCTGGTCATCGCCCTGCCCTCCAGCCACGGCGTCATCACCCTCGCCGCCTTGTAGCGTGTCGCGCCCCGCTTCGCCGGTCAGCGTGTCATTGCCGTCTCCGCCCAGCAGGCTGTCGTTGCCCAGGCCGCCGAGCAGCCGGTCAACATCGGCACCGCCATTGAGGGTGTCATCGCCTTCGTCACCGAATAGGGAATCGCGGCCGGCGTCACCCTGTAGTTGGTCGTTCCCATCGTCGCCACGCAGCCAATCGTCACCGTCGCCCCCTACCAGCGTATCGCTGCCCCCGCGCCCCTGCAGGGTATCCTGACCGGCCAGGCCGACCAGCGCGTCGTTCCCGCCCAAACCGTCGAGCAGATCATTGCCGGCACCACCGACCCCGACCTTGGCCTGGATATCGGCCGGTTTCCAGACCGTACCGTCGGCAAACACGATCTCGGCAATCACGCCCGCACCCAAACTCCCCTCGCCAAAGAAGTCGCTGACCGTAATGCGATCCGCCGTACCGGTCTGGATCTGTAGATGATTGCCTTCACGCTTGAGCTGCAGGTTCAGCCGGTTGATCGACCCATCGAAACGAATGCGGTCGGTCGCAACGGTCTCATCCGTCATATTGCTGATGACGTCCAGGCCATGGCCGGCCGAGAAGTTGTAGCTATCGCTACCCCGGCCGCCGATCAGCATGTCGTTGCCCGCGCCGCCGTCCAGCACATCGTTGCCGTCGTCACCGGTCAACTGATCGTTGCCCGCATTGCCCAGCAATTGATCGTCGCCGTTCAGACCCTGCATCGTGTCGTTGCCACTCAAACCATCGAGCCGGTCCTTATCGGCGCCGCCAAACACCAGGTCGTCACCGGTCGTGATGGCGACGGCGCTCAACTTGGCCAGTATTTGGGTCTGGTCCAGGCTGGTATTGTCGGCAAACTGGATCTTTTCGATCGCGCCGTTGCTGAGGGCGCCGCTCAGGTCGAAGAAATTGTCGATACGCACCGAAGCGGCGATCGAACCATCCGGCTGCTTGACCTTGATCCATACCGTGCTGATTTCGCGCGAGAACACCAGATCGGCCGCCTTGATGCCGGCACTGAACACCAGTTGATCCACGCCCCCGAGATCGAGCACGGTATCGTCGCCATGGCCCCTATCCATGGTGTAAATATCGTTGCCGAGCAAACCATACAGACGGTCGTCGCCCTCCATGCCACGGAACACCGAGCCTTGCGAGGCACCGAACAGACTATTGTTACCGGTCGTACCGGTTTGGATCTTGTTATCCAGGAACGTCGCCAGCGCGGCATTGGCGGTGGCGATGGCCTGGAAGGCAACGGTCTTTTCCTGGGTATAGTCGGGCGAATAGACACCCAGGTCGTTGATCGTCGCAACCACCGACGCCAACCGGTCCAATTGGCCGTTGTCATGCAGCGCTTTCAGCTTGTCGGCCAGTTTGGACCAGTCGCAGACGAACCCTTCTGCGTAGCTACCAAAATCAGGAAATACGTCTTTGAGTTCGGCGGCGTAGTCGGTCTGCACCAATAGCTGGGCATTGCTGTATCTCTTGAACTGCAGGTACTCGGCAATCAGTAGCGGCGCCGCCACCCCGTGCGGGTTCGGATCGCGCTCGCCCCAACACCAGGTACCCAGGTAGGGCGCCCCGGTGAGGTGCTCCAGCGCCACCAACTGGCGCGCATCCATCACATGGCCGTAGCCCGGGCGACTGTCGCGGCTATGCGGATCCACGGCCGCCGAGCCGGTCCACCGATAGATCAGTTGATCGAGCAGGCTGTTGCGCTGGACCGTATTGGGCGTGGCCAGGTATTGCTGGACCAGCGTCCGCAAGCCGGCATCGAGCACCATGGCATGCTGCAAATCATGCACCCGGCCAAAGCCACGGATATTCGGCAACGACAGCACTTCGTCGGTCAGCACGACCATGCCATTGTCTACCCGCACGCTGGCATCGATGCGGAACCAGACATCGCTGGCGGTCGTGGTGGTACCGTTGGCCAACTGGAGCGTGCCAACCTGCTTGTGGGCATTGCCGTTGGCATCGACTTGGCTAGAGGGTGTATATCCGGTACCGACAGCACGCACGCCGGCCTCGGCCAAACCCCGCAGCTCGCCGGCTTCGCTCAGGCTATTGCCGTTGGCATCGCGCCAGACCTGCAAACCCGCGTAAGCCTTGTCTTGCGCATTGACCAGCCCATCGCCGTTATCGTCCAACTCGGCCAGCACCTGGAAGCCATGCGCGGCCCGCTCGCCGCTTTGCAGCAGGGTGTCGTTGCCGAACAGCTCACGGCCGCTGGTGATGGCGCCGTTACCGTCCAGGTCACGCACCAGCACGCCATCGTCAGCCCCCACCCAGGCGGTCCGTTCGCTCAAGCCGTCGGCATCGAAGTCGAAATAGGCCGATCCCAAGGCGGTGGTTTCGATGCCGTCGCCATCGAGATCCAATACGATGGGCGAGCGCGTCTGCTGCGCCCCACCGGTATTCGGTCCGCCACCCTTGGATTGCTCTACCCGCAGCGTGATGCCGAGGTCCTTGTTGGTGAATTTATTGATGGTCAGGCTATTGGTGGGCAGCGGCGTACCGCGGTTGCTGACGTACAGCGTGTCGCCCACCAATTTATAGGTAAAGCGGCCGTCCTCGCTCTTGTAGATGCCCTCGGGATCGCCGCTTTTACGTTTGCCGCCAGTCAGCACGGCGTAGTCGAGCATGACCGAGCCCTTGCGATCGACATCGTAAATGGTGTCGGACACATCGACTTTGTAGACATCGACGCCCGCACCGCCTTCCAGGCTATCGGTGCCGCCGCCGCCGTCCATCCAATCGTTGCCGCTTTCGCCATGAAGGGTGTCGTTATCCTCCCCACCACAGACGGAATCGTTATCCTCGCCACCCATCAGCCGGTCAGCACCGCTGCCGCCGTTCAAGCTATCCTGCCCATTTCCGCCCAACAGCGTATCGGCGCTCTCGCCCGCGTCCAGAAAATCGTTGCCGTCGTCCCCTTCGAGCTTATCGTCGTCCTTGCCACCGATCAGCGAGTCGTCATTTTCGCCGCCCTTGAGGCTGTCCTTACCTTCACCGCCTTCCAGGGTATCGTTGCCGCTCCCCCCTTCCAGCGTATCCATGCCCTTTTCGCCCTTGATGCTGTCGTTACCGGCACCACCCTTCAGCACGTTATTCGTCTTGTTGCCTTCGATGGTGTCGTTACCCGCGCCGCCGATGGCGTTTTCAATGGCGTCCTCGCCGGTGTAGTTGTCATAGGTAATGGAGATATTGCCTTTCCCATCCACTTTGCTGGTTTTACCGCCTTCGAGGTAGATCTTTACATGGTCGGACAAATCAGCGGCACTCAAGGTGTCGTTGCCACCAGTGTCGTATACGGTGTAACGGCCTTCCTCATCCCCAGTGAGCTTGTAGACATCATCCTGCGCGTGCGCGCCGCTCTTCGCACCCCAGATACGCTGCAGGGCGGTCACATCCAATTGCCTTGGCCCGACCGGTGACGTGGTGTAACTGACGCGGGCCCTATCATGCTGTGACATGACTGAATAGTCATGGTTATTCAAATCTTGCGGGACTGGGGATTCCCACACATGATTTAACCCGAGAGCATGGCCAATCTCATGAATCAGGGTACGGTATGACGGCTTGCCTTTTTTTGGCAGTTCCATATTGTTGTTGTAATAAATGGTATCTGTAGCGGTCAAATAGATGCCGTTCAGACTTACCTTGGAAAAATCGGCGGTGGAAAACCGGAGCGCAGGGGCAGCCCCCTCATCCACCTCCTTAAAAGTGATATTCAGGTAGGTAGCGTAAAAGTTAAAAATCTCTCGAACACTGTTCTTCTCCATGTCGTTCATCGCCCTGACACGGTCCAGTGATTTGCTGGGATTCCACTCTTCTCCTATCGCGGCATAAAATTCAATCGCTTGCGCAGTGGTCAGTGCGCTACTGAACGCATAAGTGATCACATTCCCTACGCCAATCAAGCTGTCGGAGTCGATCATTGCGGCCAGGGTACTATCTTCTATTTTCATTTCTTGGTGTTTTCCGATATTTCTTTAAGCAAATCCGACAGAATATCGACAGACTGGATATATTCAGGGCAAAAGGACTGATAGTTGTGAAACCATTGTTTGGGTGCACTGCCGGCAGCGATTTCCTGTATATAAGGACCTGTAAGTAGAACCTCCTTTGCATCATCCGGCTTGGGCAAGCGATGAAGCAGAAAGAGATAACGTCGCTGCTTCATCTCCTTGGTGAAAAAGGCATAGGCGCCGCAGGGGTCCCCCTCCAACATTCTCAAAGCGATGCGGTCCGAATAGTATTTCGCTTCCTCGGGCTTCCGCGCAAAATGGACGATGCCATCTCGAGTACGCAGGATAACCAAATAGTTATCATCGACGGCTTTGCCTTTGGTGATTGATCTACATGCCTTTTCCTCGGTAGGCAATAATTGATAGGCACTCGTATTGTTTTTTTTGACACCAATCTCTACCTGAGCAATCGTGGCCTCCAGAACGATATTGACCGAATCGAGCACTTGCCGGAATGGCACCGGCGGAGGGGCCTCGTCGCGCGCCCAAGCGTTGCCTGAGCAAGCCAGCAGGAGCATCACTGTCATCGCGTGTGTACTGGACCCTGCAAATGCGCGGGGTGGTGCGAAAGAGGACGACATGCCTCGATAACAATTTCCTATGAAGTCAAACAGCATTTTTTCTCTCCTTGTTTTCATTACTTGTTGTTTTCCGAGATTGCTTCAATCAATTCCCGCAAAATGGCAACAGGCTGGATATATTCCGGGCAGAATGACTGGTTGTTGTGGAACCATTGTTTTGGGGCACTACCAGCTACGATTTCAGGTATAAACGGACCTTCAAGCAGTACTTCCTTTTCGTCATTCGGCTTAGGCAGGTAATTAAGCAGGAAGAGATAACGTCGCTGCTTCATCTCCCTCGTGAAAAAGGCATAAGCATCACAGGGCTCCCCCTTCAACATTCTCAAAGCAATGCGGTCGGTATAGTATTTCGATTCAGCAGGATTGCGCGCAAAATGGACGACACCACCCCGGGTGCGCAGGATAACAATAAAGTTATCATCAACGCGCTTCCCTTTTCTAATCGCTCGGCATGCCTTTTCCTCGGCTGGCAATAATTGATAGACACTCGTATTGTTTTTTTCGACGCCAATCTCGACCCGGTCAATCGTAGCCTCCAAGATGATATTGACCGAATCGAGCACTTGCCGGAATGGAAGCGGCGGAGGAGTCTCCTCGCGCGCCCAAGCGTTGCCTGAGCAAGCCAGCAGGAGCATCGCTGTCATCGCGTGTGCCTGGACTCTGCCAATACGCGGGGTGGTGCGAAAGAGGACGACATGCCTCGATAACAATTTCCTATGAAGTCGAACAGCATTTTTCTCTCCTTGTTTTCATTACTTGTTGTTTTCCGAGATTGCTTCAATCAATTCCCGCAAAATGGCAACAGGCTGAATATATTCCGGGCAGAATGACTGGTTATTGTGAAACCATTGCTTGGGGGCACTGCCATTCTCAATATCCGGCATTGGCAAGCCTGTGAGTAGGACTTCCTTTTCACCTTCTGATTTGGGCAAGTGACTAAGCAGGAAGAGATAACGACGCAGCTTCATTTCCCTGGTGAAAAAAGCATAAGCGCCGCAGGGGTCGCCTTCCGACATTCTCAACGCGATGCGGTTGGTATAATTTTTCGATTCGGCGGGGTTTCGCGCGAAATGGACAATGCCATTCCGGGTGCGTAGGATAACGAAAAATCGATCCTCGGCACCTTTGCGGAATGCACGACATGCCTTATCATCTGTCGGCAATAATTGATAGGCTGTTTCATAATATTTATGGACACCAATCTCGACCTTATCAATCGCAGCCTCCAGGATGATATTGACCGGATCGAGCGCTTGCCGGAAGGGGACTGGTGGAAGGCTCTCCTCGCGCGCCCAAGCGTTGTCGGAGCAAGCCAGCAGGAGCATCGCTGTCATCACGCCTGCACTGGACCCAGCCAATGCGCGGGGTGGTGCGAAAGAGGACGACATGCCTCGATAACAATTTCCTATGAAGTCAAACAGAATTTTTTCTCTCTTTGTTTTCATTACTTGTGGTTTCTCGAAATTTTTTCGATCAAATCCCGCAGGATGGCAACCGGCTGGATATATTCAGGGCAAAACGACTGACTGTTGTGAAACCATTGCTTGGGGGCACCGCCATAGTCGATTTCCGGCATTTGTAAGCCTTCGAGCAGGACTTCCTTTGCACCCTCCGGCTTGGGCAAATACCTAAGCAGAAAGAGATAACGTCGCTGCTTCATCTCCCTCGTGAAAAAGGCATAGGCACCGCAGGGGTCCCCCTCCAACATTCTCAAAGCGATGCGGTCGGAATAGTATTTCGCTTCCTCGGGCTTCCGCGCAAAATGGACAATGCCGTCCCGGATGCGTAGGATAACCAAATAGTTATCATCGACGGCTTTCCCTTTGGTGATCGATCGACATGATTTTTCGTCGGTAGGCAATAATTGATAGGCCCGCGTATTGTTTTTTTTGACGCCAATCTCGACCTGATCAATCCTGGCTTCGAGGACGATATTGACCATATTGAGTGATTGCCGGAATGGCATCGGCGGAGGGGGCTCATCGCGCGCCCAAGCGTTGCCGGAGCAAGCCAGCAGGAGCATCGCTGTCATCATGTTTGCACTGGACCCTGCCGATGCGCGGGGCGCTGCGAAAGAGGACGACATGCCTAGATAACAATTTCCTATGAAGTCAAACAGCATGCCCTCTCCCCTTGATGAAGTTATCTCTATGTGCAACGAAAGTTATTTTTTTCATAAGCCCCTCTTATATCAATCTTTTTTTGTTTTCAGGCTAACGTGCGCCTACTTCTCTGCACAGGCTTGAGGAGATAGATAATTTCGTCCAGCCAAAAAAACCAAGCATTGTACCGATTTACGCAAGACCAAGAAACCTAACCCCTCAAAAAAGCCTAAAGCAACCACCTTAAGCAGAATGTCCATTTACCCGCTATGCCAGCCTGTAAAAGGCTTTGGCGCGTTTAGCCGGGAATAAGGGAGGCACGTAAAGATTACCATTCATGGCAGACCCATCTCAATCTGACTCTCCCTATTTGATCTAGCCTTTACGAGCAGATTACGCGGTCTCGCCCCTCTGAGTGTCGTCCTCACCTGGCCTCGGCCGGCTCCACCGTACTAATCCACAGTCTCGGCCAATCCCACCATCCCTGCCCGCCGCAATGGCCTTGGCGGCCGTAGTAAGCGAGAACGAAATTACGGCCATCAAAGACCCAGTTGCCGATTTCGCCGCAGTCGGGTTTGCGACTGCCCGGTCGTTCATGGTTCAGCGTCCGGCTGGCGGAATTGTATGTGGCATTTGTCAGCCTATAGCTGGGGGTAAACAGTTTTGGTAGCCCCGGCAGAGCGAGACGGGTGGGCTCAGGTTCACCTTGGCGCTGGGCGCGATAGCCGACATAGTCGGCGTTGTAGTCGCTCCCGCCGCAGCGCAGCAGCACAATCGCTTCACGCAAGCTCAGTGCCGCCACTTCGCTCTCCAGCTTGCCCTCATCGCTTGTCCCGCAACCTGGCTCAAGCTCTCTGACCGCTTGCAGCAGGCTAGCGGCTTCCGCAACGCTGACCTCGGGCTCGCCGATTGGAGCGAGGTGCAACACCGGTAGCGGGCGGCCCGGCGGGATCGTTGACGCGGACTTGCTGCCTGTGCGCAGCAATGCTTGCGTGGTGCCAAGCCGGCCTTGGGTTTCATCAATCAGCAGCAGTGCGGCGGTCAAGCCCGTAACTTTGAAGTTGGCCAACATACGGCCTTGTCGATTGGTTAATCGTAGCAATTGCTTGCGCCTGGCGGTGGCAAGCAGTTTGCGGGCTGCTGCACTATTGCGGCTAAGGATCCAGGTTGGATCGTGATGGCCGATTTCCCACCCATCAGCCGACAGGGCTTTGCCATTCAGTCGCAGTTGCGGCAGTGCCAGCTTGTGCTTGGACTGGAAGCGGAGTACCAGCCTGGAATTGTCATCCGAGTCCGGTCGCTGCGGGCCGGGTGCCTGCTCCAACACCATCTCGGGACTGCCTTCATATTGCTTGGCAGTGCCTTTGGTTTGCTCGTAGCCTTTGGCGACGCAAGCGCCGTCGTTGCTGCAAGCCACTAGCCAATCCTTGAATTCTCGATAGACCGGTAACGGTGCGGCTTGGCTGGCGAGGTGGGCGACAGTAAGGAGGATTAGGGGAAGAGGACGTTGGCGCGCAAACCGTGCTTTATGTACACAGTCCGAATTAACGTGA contains the following coding sequences:
- a CDS encoding DUF1176 domain-containing protein, translated to MPDQSKRNAGVTLEKKHPRHVNSDCVHKARFARQRPLPLILLTVAHLASQAAPLPVYREFKDWLVACSNDGACVAKGYEQTKGTAKQYEGSPEMVLEQAPGPQRPDSDDNSRLVLRFQSKHKLALPQLRLNGKALSADGWEIGHHDPTWILSRNSAAARKLLATARRKQLLRLTNRQGRMLANFKVTGLTAALLLIDETQGRLGTTQALLRTGSKSASTIPPGRPLPVLHLAPIGEPEVSVAEAASLLQAVRELEPGCGTSDEGKLESEVAALSLREAIVLLRCGGSDYNADYVGYRAQRQGEPEPTRLALPGLPKLFTPSYRLTNATYNSASRTLNHERPGSRKPDCGEIGNWVFDGRNFVLAYYGRQGHCGGQGWWDWPRLWISTVEPAEAR